A region from the Flavobacteriales bacterium genome encodes:
- a CDS encoding IS4 family transposase, with amino-acid sequence MAPRAKRKTNRGILVTVRRCLASDALRETFRRSPKDFTRQRKMPFKKVVLFMLSLSRRSPQLELTGFVRAFADGVRNVSGSAFNQSRRKVEPGVFKELMRVMNQEFYTDNDERVKRWQGFRLLATDGSIINLPHTKELGEHYGGASNQHGNRTVQARCSVLYDVLNNMVLHGTLSPWAVGERELALQHLHMCQEGDLMIYDRGYPSYALMSAVLERGAHFLIRCTHKFNQQVIDFVAGGLHSHTVPMGAGKNTQHGRGPQSNDRINVRMVKVLLDNGELEVLLTSLTDEQRYATAVFKELYAKRWGVERFYNTIKNIARVEHFTGHTDVVIQQDFHAALFMCNLHALLLDEAQDQLPAEHPARKLSYKINNNVSFGYMKQEVMRIMAQEDDEQTMRDLSELFLSTTVPIRPGRTFPRDRDKYRTRDKPIYLTNSKPAL; translated from the coding sequence ATGGCACCAAGAGCGAAGCGCAAGACCAACCGTGGGATCCTCGTAACAGTGAGAAGATGTTTGGCCAGCGACGCATTGAGGGAGACCTTCAGGCGCTCGCCCAAAGACTTCACACGCCAACGCAAGATGCCCTTCAAGAAGGTGGTGCTCTTCATGCTGAGCCTCTCGCGGCGCAGCCCGCAGCTGGAACTCACGGGCTTCGTGCGCGCCTTCGCCGACGGGGTGCGCAACGTATCGGGCAGTGCCTTCAACCAGAGCAGAAGGAAGGTGGAGCCCGGGGTGTTCAAGGAACTCATGCGAGTGATGAACCAAGAGTTCTACACCGACAACGACGAGCGTGTGAAGCGCTGGCAAGGCTTTCGGCTCCTGGCCACCGACGGGTCCATCATCAACCTGCCGCATACCAAGGAACTGGGCGAGCACTACGGCGGCGCGAGCAACCAGCACGGCAACCGCACGGTGCAGGCGCGTTGCTCGGTGCTCTACGATGTGCTCAACAACATGGTGCTCCATGGCACGCTATCGCCCTGGGCGGTGGGCGAACGTGAACTGGCCTTGCAGCACTTGCACATGTGCCAAGAGGGCGACCTGATGATCTACGACCGCGGCTATCCCAGCTATGCGCTCATGTCGGCGGTGCTGGAGCGCGGAGCGCATTTCCTGATCCGTTGCACCCACAAGTTCAACCAGCAGGTGATCGACTTCGTGGCCGGTGGCCTGCACTCGCACACCGTGCCCATGGGCGCTGGCAAGAACACCCAGCACGGTCGCGGTCCGCAGAGCAATGATCGCATCAACGTACGCATGGTGAAGGTGTTGCTGGACAATGGCGAACTGGAAGTGCTGCTCACATCCTTGACCGATGAACAGCGCTATGCGACGGCCGTCTTCAAAGAGTTGTACGCCAAGCGCTGGGGCGTGGAGCGCTTCTACAACACCATCAAGAACATCGCCCGTGTGGAGCACTTCACCGGACACACCGATGTGGTCATCCAGCAGGATTTCCATGCAGCGCTTTTCATGTGCAACCTGCACGCCCTGCTCCTCGACGAGGCGCAGGACCAGTTGCCCGCCGAGCACCCCGCGCGCAAGCTCTCCTACAAGATCAACAACAACGTGTCCTTCGGCTACATGAAGCAGGAGGTGATGCGCATCATGGCCCAAGAGGACGATGAGCAGACCATGCGCGACCTGTCCGAGCTGTTCCTCTCCACCACCGTGCCCATCCGCCCAGGCCGCACTTTCCCACGCGATCGCGACAAGTACCGCACACGCGACAAGCCCATCTATCTCACCAACTCCAAACCGGCCCTGTGA
- a CDS encoding fibronectin type III domain-containing protein, with protein MNNIKLSLFKLIPTALLALLRTVIANLTGNANFPTPKISVADMILQADALEAAITAATNGDRQSRILRDNLVMETRDMLRVQADYVRSVCNGDKAMLESSGFELAKQREPIEKVGVPQYVTAETGKGAGEVEFRWRGVHGAHGYTMERGTMNAQGQMEWEALPFTTRTRNILTGLDSHQLYSLRVTAVGVNGPGLVSAVVQAVAA; from the coding sequence ATGAACAACATCAAACTCTCTCTCTTCAAACTGATCCCCACAGCGCTGCTGGCACTGCTGCGCACGGTGATCGCCAACCTCACGGGGAACGCCAACTTCCCCACGCCCAAGATCAGTGTGGCGGACATGATCTTGCAGGCCGACGCATTGGAAGCCGCCATTACCGCAGCCACCAACGGCGACCGCCAGAGCCGTATCCTGCGCGACAACCTTGTGATGGAAACCCGCGATATGCTGCGCGTGCAGGCCGACTACGTGCGCAGCGTTTGCAACGGCGACAAAGCCATGCTGGAGAGCAGCGGCTTCGAGCTGGCCAAACAGCGCGAACCCATCGAGAAAGTCGGCGTGCCCCAGTACGTAACGGCCGAAACCGGCAAAGGCGCCGGCGAGGTGGAGTTCCGCTGGCGCGGGGTGCACGGCGCGCACGGCTACACCATGGAGCGCGGCACCATGAACGCACAAGGCCAGATGGAGTGGGAAGCGCTGCCCTTCACCACCCGCACCCGCAACATCCTCACCGGCCTCGACAGCCACCAGCTCTACTCCCTGCGTGTTACCGCAGTGGGCGTTAACGGCCCCGGCCTCGTGAGCGCCGTGGTGCAAGCCGTGGCCGCGTAA
- a CDS encoding IS4 family transposase, with protein MAPRAKHKTNRGILSAVRRCLASDALRENFRRSPRDFTRERKMPFKKVVLFMLSLSRRSLQLELTGFVRAFADGVRNVTGSAFNQSRRKVEPGVFKELMRVMNQEFYTDNDERVKRWEGFRLLATDGSIINLPHTQELKERYGGTSNQHGNRTVQARCSVLYDVLNNMVLHGTLAPCAVGERELALQHLHMCQEGDLVIYDRGYPGFPLMLALQERGTDFVMRCKHSFNKNVLAFVRSTATSNTLQMAPGHNTPITWGPGKHLRLDVRMVKVLLDNGELEVLLTSLTDEQRYPTAAFKDLYRKRWGVERFYNTIKNIARVEHFTGHTDVVIQQDFHAALFMCNLHALLLDEAQDQLPAEHPARKLSYKINNNVSFGYMKQEVMRIMAQEDDEQTMRDLSELFLSTTVPIRPGRTFPRDRDKYRTRDKPVYLTNSKPAL; from the coding sequence ATGGCACCAAGAGCGAAGCACAAGACCAACCGTGGGATCCTCTCAGCAGTGAGAAGATGTTTGGCCAGTGACGCATTGCGGGAGAACTTCAGGCGCTCGCCCAGAGACTTCACACGCGAGCGCAAGATGCCCTTCAAGAAGGTGGTGCTCTTCATGCTGAGCCTCTCGCGGCGCAGCCTGCAGCTGGAACTCACGGGCTTCGTGCGCGCCTTCGCCGACGGGGTGCGCAACGTGACGGGCAGTGCCTTCAACCAGAGCCGCAGGAAGGTGGAGCCCGGCGTGTTCAAGGAACTCATGCGGGTGATGAACCAGGAGTTCTACACCGACAACGACGAGCGCGTGAAGCGCTGGGAAGGCTTTCGGTTGCTGGCCACGGACGGGTCCATCATCAACCTGCCGCATACCCAAGAGCTCAAGGAGCGCTACGGCGGCACAAGCAACCAGCATGGCAACCGCACGGTGCAGGCGCGTTGCTCGGTGCTCTACGATGTGCTCAACAACATGGTGCTTCATGGCACGCTGGCACCCTGTGCGGTGGGCGAACGCGAACTGGCCTTGCAGCATTTGCACATGTGCCAAGAGGGCGACCTTGTGATCTACGACCGGGGCTATCCCGGCTTCCCCTTGATGCTGGCGCTGCAAGAACGTGGAACTGACTTCGTCATGCGCTGCAAGCACAGCTTCAACAAGAACGTGCTGGCCTTCGTGCGCTCAACGGCCACATCAAACACCCTGCAAATGGCCCCGGGGCACAACACGCCCATCACTTGGGGGCCTGGCAAGCACCTGCGCTTGGACGTGCGCATGGTGAAGGTGCTGCTGGACAACGGTGAACTGGAAGTGCTGCTCACCTCACTGACCGATGAACAGCGCTACCCCACGGCCGCCTTCAAAGACCTGTACCGCAAGCGCTGGGGCGTGGAGCGCTTCTACAACACCATCAAGAACATCGCCCGTGTGGAGCACTTCACCGGACACACCGATGTGGTCATCCAGCAGGATTTCCATGCAGCGCTTTTCATGTGCAACCTGCACGCCCTGCTCCTCGACGAGGCGCAGGACCAGTTGCCCGCCGAGCACCCCGCGCGCAAGCTCTCCTACAAGATCAACAACAACGTGTCCTTCGGCTACATGAAGCAGGAGGTGATGCGCATCATGGCCCAAGAGGACGATGAGCAGACCATGCGCGACCTGTCCGAGCTGTTCCTCTCCACCACCGTGCCCATCCGCCCAGGCCGCACTTTCCCACGCGATCGCGACAAGTACCGCACACGCGACAAGCCCGTCTATCTCACCAACTCCAAACCGGCCCTGTGA
- a CDS encoding four helix bundle protein, whose translation MATVQTFRDLRAWQQCREVRQRVRQLVKTWPQEEMDRLADQIIRSSRAATAMLAEGYGRFYEKENLRYCRMCRGELYETQDHLITAFDEGFITEAQCNESIELVQQAIRTLNGYMRYLKSMSDGPSESGVSEPGALYGDLAAPSIVEEMTRPDMER comes from the coding sequence ATGGCCACCGTCCAAACCTTCCGCGACCTACGCGCCTGGCAGCAATGCCGGGAAGTGCGGCAGCGTGTGCGGCAGTTGGTGAAGACCTGGCCACAGGAGGAGATGGACCGGTTGGCCGATCAGATCATCCGTTCGAGCCGGGCGGCAACCGCCATGCTTGCCGAAGGCTATGGACGTTTCTACGAGAAGGAGAACCTGCGGTACTGCCGGATGTGCCGGGGCGAGCTGTACGAAACACAGGACCACCTCATCACCGCCTTCGATGAGGGCTTCATTACGGAGGCACAGTGCAATGAGAGCATTGAACTCGTGCAGCAAGCCATCCGAACGCTCAACGGGTACATGCGCTATCTGAAGTCCATGAGCGATGGACCGAGCGAAAGCGGTGTCTCAGAGCCAGGTGCCTTGTATGGAGACCTTGCTGCACCCTCCATTGTGGAGGAAATGACACGACCTGACATGGAACGTTGA
- a CDS encoding ribonucleoside-diphosphate reductase subunit alpha, with protein sequence MYVIKRDGRREAVKFDKITARIKKLCYGLDPMVDATAVTLKVIDGIFDGVTTTELDNLAAEVAATLTVKHPDYAQLASRLAVSNLHKNTKKSFSECMKDLYNYTDPKTGAKASLIAEDVHKIIQDNAEALDSAIIYDRDFTYDFFGFKTLERSYLLRLHGEVAERPQHMLMRVAVGIHKNDLEAAIATYNDLSEGWYTHATPTLFNAGTPKPQMSSCFLLQLKDDSITGIYDTLKQCAQISQSAGGIGLSVHNLRAKGSYIKGTNGTSNGIVPMLRVFNDTARYVDQGGGKRKGSFAIYLEPWHADIDDFLELRKNHGKEEMRARDLFYAMWIPDLFMKRVEQNAEWTLMCPNECPGLSDTWGEKFEALYERYEAEGKGRKTVKAQDLWFHILESQIETGTPYILFKDAANRKSNQQNLGTIKSSNLCTEIIEYTSPDEVAVCNLGSIALPKFVDRGKFDHQRLFEVTMQLTKNLNRIIDQNYYPIPEARRSNMRHRPIGIGVQGLADAFILMRYPFDSVEAKVLNREIFETIYYAALTASKDLAIAEGAYETYEGSPLSQGILQPDMWGVKPSDRWEWDVLREEVKKHGARNSLLLAPMPTASTAQILGNNECFEPYTSNIYTRRVLSGEFVVVNKFLLRDLVKLGLWGDDMKNKIIAANGSVAHIPEIPQNLKELYKTAWEISQKVIIDMAADRGAYICQSQSLNIFMENVNFAKLTSMHFYSWKAGLKTGMYYLRTKAATDAIKFTVDKAALTQPAAEGAPSVAKVEAKVPVGTTVEYAGEAVRSTTVAEPVMSAPVVTSNTVEKLSAERLSAMTAAERKAAQAQAEIACSLDNPDACEMCSG encoded by the coding sequence ATGTACGTCATCAAGCGCGACGGCCGCCGGGAGGCGGTGAAATTCGACAAGATCACCGCCCGGATCAAGAAGCTCTGCTACGGGCTGGACCCCATGGTGGATGCCACCGCAGTGACCCTCAAGGTCATCGACGGCATCTTCGATGGCGTGACCACCACCGAGCTGGACAACCTCGCGGCGGAGGTCGCGGCCACGCTCACCGTGAAGCACCCGGACTATGCCCAGCTCGCCAGCCGCCTGGCCGTGAGCAACCTGCACAAGAACACCAAGAAGTCCTTCAGCGAGTGCATGAAGGACCTCTACAACTACACCGACCCGAAGACCGGTGCCAAGGCCAGCCTCATCGCCGAGGATGTGCACAAGATCATCCAGGACAACGCCGAGGCCCTCGATAGCGCCATCATCTACGACCGCGACTTCACCTACGACTTCTTCGGCTTCAAGACCCTGGAGCGCAGCTACCTGCTGCGCCTGCACGGCGAGGTGGCCGAGCGCCCGCAGCACATGCTGATGCGCGTGGCCGTGGGCATCCACAAGAACGACCTGGAGGCCGCCATCGCCACCTACAACGACCTGAGCGAAGGCTGGTACACCCACGCCACCCCCACCCTCTTCAACGCCGGCACCCCCAAGCCGCAGATGAGCAGCTGCTTCCTCCTGCAACTGAAGGACGACAGCATCACCGGCATCTACGACACCCTGAAGCAGTGCGCGCAGATCAGCCAGAGCGCTGGCGGCATCGGCCTCAGCGTGCATAACCTGCGCGCCAAAGGCAGCTACATCAAAGGCACCAACGGCACCAGCAACGGCATTGTGCCCATGCTGCGTGTCTTCAACGACACCGCCCGCTACGTGGACCAGGGCGGCGGCAAGCGCAAAGGCAGCTTCGCCATCTACCTGGAGCCTTGGCACGCCGACATCGACGACTTCCTGGAGCTGCGCAAGAACCACGGCAAGGAGGAGATGCGCGCCCGCGATCTCTTCTACGCCATGTGGATCCCCGATCTCTTCATGAAGCGCGTGGAGCAGAACGCCGAGTGGACCCTGATGTGCCCCAACGAGTGCCCGGGACTTTCCGATACCTGGGGCGAGAAGTTCGAGGCGCTGTACGAGCGCTACGAGGCCGAAGGCAAGGGCCGCAAGACGGTGAAGGCGCAGGACCTCTGGTTCCACATCCTGGAAAGCCAGATCGAGACCGGCACCCCCTACATCCTCTTCAAGGACGCCGCCAACCGCAAGAGCAACCAGCAGAACCTGGGCACCATCAAGAGCAGCAACCTCTGCACGGAGATCATCGAGTACACCAGCCCCGACGAGGTGGCCGTGTGCAACCTCGGCTCCATTGCCCTGCCCAAGTTCGTTGACCGTGGCAAGTTCGACCACCAGCGCCTCTTCGAGGTAACGATGCAGTTGACCAAGAACCTCAACCGCATCATCGACCAGAACTACTACCCCATCCCCGAGGCGCGCCGCAGCAACATGCGCCACCGCCCCATCGGCATCGGGGTGCAAGGGTTGGCCGACGCCTTCATCCTCATGCGCTATCCGTTCGACAGCGTGGAGGCCAAGGTGCTCAACCGCGAGATCTTCGAGACCATCTACTACGCGGCCCTTACCGCCAGCAAGGACCTCGCGATCGCCGAGGGCGCCTACGAGACCTACGAGGGCAGCCCCCTGAGCCAGGGCATCCTGCAGCCCGACATGTGGGGCGTGAAACCGAGCGACCGCTGGGAATGGGACGTGCTGCGCGAGGAAGTGAAGAAACACGGCGCGCGCAACAGCCTGCTGCTGGCGCCCATGCCCACGGCCAGCACCGCGCAGATCCTCGGCAACAACGAGTGTTTCGAACCCTACACCAGCAACATCTACACGCGCCGCGTGCTCAGCGGCGAATTCGTGGTGGTGAACAAGTTCCTGCTGCGCGACCTGGTGAAGCTGGGCCTGTGGGGCGATGACATGAAGAACAAGATCATCGCCGCCAACGGCAGCGTGGCCCACATCCCGGAGATCCCCCAGAACCTGAAGGAGCTCTACAAGACGGCATGGGAGATCAGCCAGAAGGTGATCATCGACATGGCGGCCGACCGCGGCGCGTACATCTGCCAGAGCCAGAGCCTCAACATCTTCATGGAGAACGTGAACTTCGCGAAGCTCACCAGCATGCACTTCTACAGCTGGAAGGCCGGCCTGAAAACAGGCATGTACTACCTGCGCACGAAGGCCGCTACGGACGCCATCAAGTTCACGGTGGACAAGGCCGCGCTGACGCAACCCGCCGCCGAAGGCGCACCGAGCGTAGCGAAGGTGGAAGCGAAGGTGCCGGTGGGCACCACCGTGGAATACGCCGGCGAAGCCGTGCGCAGCACCACCGTGGCCGAGCCCGTGATGAGCGCGCCCGTGGTGACCAGCAACACCGTGGAGAAGCTGAGCGCCGAGCGCCTGAGCGCCATGACCGCCGCCGAACGCAAAGCCGCCCAAGCCCAAGCCGAAATTGCCTGCAGCCTGGACAACCCCGATGCGTGCGAGATGTGCAGTGGGTAG
- a CDS encoding PQQ-like beta-propeller repeat protein gives MMSASARASYSLFSLCVALVDVNAQNYFQKAFGGLADQRGYSIAEASDGSIFQGGYTLSFLTTGNNADAYLVKCDRSGQHIWSRHFDVGLNGIIWDLAATTDEGVIVAGTDNNNNFGFAFKVDGLGNLVWGRASNAIKAYRAIAYRNLDSTVFLAGPTLGANQDIHLQKLNSDGTAAWSKGYGTGYNENVYSLSCTSDGGLVLSGSALDTEPESDGLLMKLDSAGVIEWSRTYGLSGICDVLYRVIESSTGGYVAVGGGCYSDTWPIVVRTDANGDTLWTKRFAAYAARLFDVEENQQGFLVTSNDGGVGGYYTISVVQLDQNGGILWRTAFTQGSESLEGRTEVLTDGSIAVGKSVIDVGPGPVNLLLAVVDSVGMGGLCGSHVAPWTELSPNLVLGAVGDSLPHVSGFSWVPTGLPCATLTDTLCSTSVGLVEMEEVTAHRAFPNPTSGSLLLTGLNPGDVLMVLDGLGKELIGMAVDAREHQVLLPSVIPSGLLLVLARSKDGDLRWSEKIILQR, from the coding sequence ATGATGAGTGCAAGCGCCCGAGCCAGCTATTCGTTGTTCTCCCTTTGCGTTGCATTGGTGGATGTGAATGCACAGAACTACTTCCAGAAAGCCTTTGGAGGACTGGCGGATCAACGTGGGTACAGCATTGCGGAAGCAAGCGATGGTTCCATTTTCCAAGGTGGCTATACGCTAAGCTTCCTGACCACTGGTAACAATGCGGATGCATACTTGGTCAAATGCGACCGTTCAGGACAACATATTTGGTCCAGGCACTTTGATGTCGGTCTCAACGGTATCATATGGGATCTTGCTGCAACAACAGATGAAGGGGTGATCGTTGCCGGAACCGATAACAACAACAACTTCGGCTTCGCCTTTAAAGTTGATGGCCTTGGCAATTTGGTCTGGGGCAGGGCCTCGAACGCGATCAAGGCGTACCGGGCGATCGCATACAGGAATCTTGATAGCACGGTCTTTCTTGCCGGACCAACGTTGGGGGCCAACCAGGACATTCACCTCCAGAAACTCAATTCGGATGGTACTGCCGCATGGAGCAAGGGGTATGGAACGGGCTACAACGAGAATGTGTATTCCTTGTCCTGCACAAGCGACGGCGGACTGGTACTTTCAGGGTCCGCCCTTGATACCGAGCCTGAGAGCGATGGCCTGCTTATGAAGCTTGATTCGGCCGGGGTCATCGAATGGTCAAGGACCTACGGACTATCGGGTATATGCGATGTGTTGTATCGCGTGATCGAAAGTTCGACCGGGGGCTACGTTGCTGTGGGCGGTGGATGTTACTCGGATACTTGGCCCATTGTCGTGCGCACCGATGCCAACGGAGATACCCTCTGGACGAAACGGTTTGCGGCTTATGCGGCCCGGTTGTTCGACGTTGAAGAGAACCAGCAGGGATTTTTGGTCACTAGCAACGATGGCGGGGTTGGGGGCTATTACACCATCAGCGTCGTGCAACTCGATCAGAACGGTGGCATTCTTTGGCGCACGGCTTTTACCCAAGGCTCGGAGTCTTTGGAAGGGAGAACTGAAGTATTGACTGACGGGTCCATAGCCGTTGGCAAATCGGTGATCGATGTCGGCCCTGGCCCTGTAAACCTGCTATTGGCCGTGGTGGATAGTGTTGGCATGGGTGGGCTGTGCGGTTCACATGTAGCTCCATGGACCGAATTGTCTCCGAATTTGGTCTTGGGTGCCGTTGGTGACAGCCTGCCCCACGTCAGTGGATTCAGCTGGGTGCCTACAGGTCTTCCTTGCGCCACCTTGACGGATACGCTTTGCTCTACCAGTGTTGGCCTAGTGGAGATGGAGGAGGTCACGGCCCATCGGGCGTTTCCGAATCCCACATCAGGGTCACTTTTGCTTACCGGGCTGAACCCAGGAGATGTGTTGATGGTCTTGGATGGGTTGGGCAAGGAACTGATCGGTATGGCAGTGGATGCTCGCGAGCATCAGGTGCTACTGCCAAGCGTCATTCCCTCTGGTTTGTTGTTGGTGTTAGCACGAAGCAAGGACGGTGATTTGCGCTGGTCGGAGAAGATCATCTTGCAACGTTGA
- a CDS encoding IS4 family transposase codes for MAPRAKHKTNRGILSAVRRCLASDALRENFRRSPRDFTRERKMPFKKVVLFMLSLSRRSLRLELTGFVRAFADGVRNVTGSAFNQSRRKVEPGVFKELMRVMNQEFYTDNDERVKRWEGFRLLATDGSIINLPHTQELKERYGGTSNQHGNRTVQARCSVLYDVLNNMVLHGTLAPCAVGERELALQHLHMCQEGDLVIYDRGYPGFPLMLALQERGTDFVMRCKHSFNKNVLAFVRSTATSNTLQMAPGHNTPITWGPGKHLRLDVRMVKVLLDNGELEVLLTSLTDEQRYPTAAFKDLYRKRWGVERFYNTIKNIARVEHFTGHTDVVIQQDFHAALFMCNLHALLLDEAQDQLPAEHPARKLSYKINNNVSFGYMKQEVMRIMAQEDDEQTMRDLSELFLSTTVPIRPGRTFPRDRDKYRTRDKPVYLTNSKPAL; via the coding sequence ATGGCACCAAGAGCGAAGCACAAGACCAACCGTGGGATCCTCTCAGCAGTGAGAAGATGTTTGGCCAGTGACGCATTGCGGGAGAACTTCAGGCGCTCGCCCAGAGACTTCACACGCGAGCGCAAGATGCCCTTCAAGAAGGTGGTGCTCTTCATGCTGAGCCTCTCGCGGCGCAGCCTGCGGCTGGAACTCACGGGCTTCGTGCGCGCCTTCGCCGACGGGGTGCGCAACGTGACGGGCAGTGCCTTCAACCAGAGCCGCAGGAAGGTGGAGCCCGGCGTGTTCAAGGAACTCATGCGGGTGATGAACCAGGAGTTCTACACCGACAACGACGAGCGCGTGAAGCGCTGGGAAGGCTTTCGGTTGCTGGCCACGGACGGGTCCATCATCAACCTGCCGCATACCCAAGAGCTCAAGGAGCGCTACGGCGGCACAAGCAACCAGCATGGCAACCGCACGGTGCAGGCGCGTTGCTCGGTGCTCTACGATGTGCTCAACAACATGGTGCTTCATGGCACGCTGGCACCCTGTGCGGTGGGCGAACGCGAACTGGCCTTGCAGCATTTGCACATGTGCCAAGAGGGCGACCTTGTGATCTACGACCGGGGCTATCCCGGCTTCCCCTTGATGCTGGCGCTGCAAGAACGTGGAACTGACTTCGTCATGCGCTGCAAGCACAGCTTCAACAAGAACGTGCTGGCCTTCGTGCGCTCAACGGCCACATCAAACACCCTGCAAATGGCCCCGGGGCACAACACGCCCATCACTTGGGGGCCTGGCAAGCACCTGCGCTTGGACGTGCGCATGGTGAAGGTGCTGCTGGACAACGGTGAACTGGAAGTGCTGCTCACCTCACTGACCGATGAACAGCGCTACCCCACGGCCGCCTTCAAAGACCTGTACCGCAAGCGCTGGGGCGTGGAGCGCTTCTACAACACCATCAAGAACATCGCCCGTGTGGAGCACTTCACCGGACACACCGATGTGGTCATCCAGCAGGATTTCCATGCAGCGCTTTTCATGTGCAACCTGCACGCCCTGCTCCTCGACGAGGCGCAGGACCAGTTGCCCGCCGAGCACCCCGCGCGCAAGCTCTCCTACAAGATCAACAACAACGTGTCCTTCGGCTACATGAAGCAGGAGGTGATGCGCATCATGGCCCAAGAGGACGATGAGCAGACCATGCGCGACCTGTCCGAGCTGTTCCTCTCCACCACCGTGCCCATCCGCCCAGGCCGCACTTTCCCACGCGATCGCGACAAGTACCGCACACGCGACAAGCCCGTCTATCTCACCAACTCCAAACCGGCCCTGTGA